In the Anolis sagrei isolate rAnoSag1 chromosome 1, rAnoSag1.mat, whole genome shotgun sequence genome, TAATTGGTTGACTTCCTTTAGGactttagagatttttaaaaaaatcctgcctcACCTTTTAACTACGGACTGGGGCAAGGAACTGCCAGGGATTAGGGAGCTTCATTGGTTTTTGAGAGGATTTCAGAAAGCTGCATCTCCCATGAGGCCCTAAACCTGATAATTGTttcactgttgtttttttttacagttttaaagaaaaaaaatcttttgtcaCACTTTTGCAACCCATGGCCAGTTTTGTCCCTAATGGAATCCTTTATTTAACCACGAAGTAAACTCAGAATCTTGCAGGAGAGTACATTTATGAAAAATAAAGCTGTAAAAAATATTTCCTGGTTCAGTAAAAGCCTCTCCTGGGAAAAaaaaggtgggggtggggggagagaaaaaatatgcagaaatgcgtttttagtttttaaaaatctaagacCTCAAAATGGCATTGTAGCCTTTTACCCCTCTAGTATTAGAACAACCATAGTAGTAAATAACTGGGTGAGCAACTAGCAAAAATCTGGGAGGTGAAACAGCATTCACTGGACTTCAGTGGAATGGCTTCCCCCATTTAACCAATCTGTGTTAGGCCCAGAAAAGACCAAAGGGTATTCTGAGTTTTCAGAAGTTAACAGGCTGTAAAGTGGCTTTGCTGGTCAACAAATAGGCCATACTTGCCCCACTTTTGATTTAAACTGGTGTTTTTCTTTAGTTGTGTTGACTGAGAAATGCTTTCATTCAGTTCTGCTGTATTGAGCTGTTAGAAATAAAAGGAGAATATTGCATTCTGAACAGGATGTATAGCTAAGTTGTAATGCGTATTAAAATTATTGAAACAGAATTGATATAATCTATAAAGGATATGGTCATGGttacaggtttttgttttttttatcttagTGACGATTGCTCGAGCGATTGAGCTGAAACATAATCCTGGTCTAATAGCTGCGCTGGCCAATGAAACAGCCAATTTCTATCTGAAAGCAGGTATGTTAAAAGTATTATTTTAGACTAAAGGACATCCAAGAAATGCAATAGGATATCAGAGGAATCTGTAGCACTCTAGATTAGCTGAAAAGAGTTTCAGTTTGGGTTTGCCATTCAGTTCACCAAATTCAGCTTCTTTGTCTgtgtttccctctctcttttataATGTTTTGGAGCAAGAAGAAAACTAAGTTGACATTTGTCTTTTATGGGCTGAAGTATTTTAGAACACTTGTATGCATTAGAGATAGCTAGTGTGATAATCAGAAATATTAAGCCAAATTGATTACTTGACAATTCCTTAGAAATGTAAAATTTCCAGAAATTTTTAAAGCCATAGAAGAAAATGTTACAAACACAATGCTATCGTCTCCTTCCAGATCAAATGTTATCCAGTCTGGACCCagcatacacattgaagtggcgaaaatattttcatttgaaGTCATGCTTCTATATGGCTTATGTGAGTGCTTTCTTTAGGTTTATTAATCCTTCAAAAGACTTTTCAGCATTCTGTCAAATTCTTGCAGGAATTGGTAATCAACATTGGAGGGAAGCTTATTTCTGTACAGGAATCCATATGTAAAGATTTCAGAGTTTACAGATATGTTGTTCAGCATTTTGTCTTGCATGATAGCCATTTCCTAGTGTGTTTGATACGTGAAAGTTTCCATCAGACAGAATTATGCACTGTCTCAGATGGGATGTTTGGCCAGAAGAAGAAATATCTCGTCCATACATATCCTTAGTGAATCATCAGAGAGGATTTGATCACTACAGAGCAGAAATGCCTTTTGAGCTAGAGATCCTGAATTGGTCCTGTTCCTCACCACTTCAGCTACTTTCCATACTTCTGTAATATATTTGGTTGTGTTATCAAGCTTTAACCTGGACAATCTTCTACTACAAACAAGCTGgaaaatttattattgttttactaggttcttgtaggttttttcgggctatagggccatgttctagagacatttctcctgatgtttgcctctagaacatggccctatagcccgaaaaaacctacaagaacctactaattctagccatgaaagccttcgacaatacattattattgttttgtattcAGCCCTGTTCCTTCTGTGGTCGTGGTGCATACTACACTTTTCAATGAAGCACAGGAGAACTGAACATTGCTCTATAGTGTGCTCatagcattttaaaaagtcaccTTTCTCTCCAGGCCTATTGCTACCATGGACAAACCCTTTTGGCCAGTGATAAATGTGGAGAATCAATTCGTGCCttacaagaagcagaaaaatgtaGGTACTGATTTTGCACTTGTTTCTTCCTAGctcttgaagaaaaaaaacatcgTTCTTCTCTTCTGACTTTCAGAATTATCCATGAATGtctaaatatgtaaatataaatgTAGAAAAATATACTTTGAATAGGTTTCATCATGTTCTTGATAGATTCATGAAGTGCTGTGATAGATGTCTTCTCCAACAGTCTGATATGTGGGGAAAGAAATCCAGTTGCTAGTTCAAAGTGGAGTAGGTGCATCAATGTACTTAGTTGTTCAAAAATAAGGCAGCATTTGCACAGCCCTCTTTGCTTCACTGGATCTATAGTAGTCAAGATAAGAAATTTGATCTGAACCCATGTGCATTTCTGTTAAAACCATTCACACTGAAAAAGGAGAGGAATTGTTATTGTAGTCAGGTTTTTGTAATGCAGAACATAATAGAGAAGCAGCAAACAATGAAATGCTCCTATTTTGTTATTTATCGTATGGTTAGAAGTCACTTTTCCAGGTATACTATTGGGTATTATTCTAAAGATGTAGGGGAAGCCAAGTAAACTGTAAAAAATGCCTTATGGGGGGTTTTAttcccttttattttaaaaaatgtttttaaaagctgttttttaatctgcttttagtaagtgctgtttttgttgttgttgtaaatcaCTTTGGGAACCCTAGTGGGCagctaaataataaatacttttaaTAAAACACAGTAGTTGCATGAGTGAACAACAATGTAAAGAATATATTTGTATAGCCATTTTTCATTGTGTTAAATTATATTTCTACTGAACACAGTAGATTACATATTTCTTTATAAACCTATTTTACAAAAGTATTTTACAAAAGGATAATAAAACagttttattgctttcttgtgaAGTTTTTGCAAAGGCTGAAGCATTATGCAAAGAATACGGTGAAACCAAAGGCCCTGGAACTACAGCTAAGCCTTCCGGCCATCTTTTCTTTAGAAAATTAGGAACTCTGGTGAAAAATACCTTAGAAAAATCCCAGCGAGAAAATGGATTTATGTAAGTATGTTTTGTAGTTTTCTCATACACTAAAATGATTTTTATCCTTgatgtttttgaaaaataaaccccctaattctccccccccccaccccccacccgaTATATGGTGAACATTATTTAAAGTTTAATTCATTTTACTTGTCTCAGATGGACTGCTGCCCAGTCGACACAAGATGTTTCCCTATCCTAATGTTTTGCTCCATTCTCTTATTTGCTTGTTAGGTTGAAAAGACCATGGTAGGGCCAGATGATTTTGCATAACAAATTTAAGGTGGCATGCACATTATTAGTGTTAGGAGCACTATAGTTgaaactgtcagaaatattaaaaattaactaggtattttcaattacaaaaatgtgagtctagtaggctgaagcctgttaagagttagtgggccaaagctagtgtagtCCTGAGGAccgtgaggtaaacctctgtgtgagagaagccttgtgtgagaaagctccagtgtataaaggctgctgtgtgtaaaaagctactgtgtgaagctcctgtgtaagttcggtCTGAGAGGATGCTCTGTAAAAATGAAGCTAGAAGCAGTTTATCTGCATAAAAAAGAAGctcagcatggaagcaaagaaggaattaTATGAACTTTATTTctgttatagaaaccttgttcttgtcaatagtgtaaccatattattttactacaaagaaaagcctcctacggaagagataacattggtctgtgttttttgttctttctatcactttgggctactggtgctagATCACACTGCTGCTAaaaagttactctgctgtacatttatgaggagggtcttttgttaataagcccactcacccaacataaGCAACATAATTGAGCCACAGCAGATTATGAAAATATTGCTTGTGTCAAATAGTTATAGGTACAGCAttgtaacagaaagaaaatgagaCCTCTCCTGATACTAGGCAGGCAAAAATGAGACACTTGTCAAGAGAAAATGTTCCATTTGCCTAACAAAGCTTTTCCCCATATCTCACCTAATCTTGGAACTTCTGCCTTTTGAAGACTATTTGTGTGACAATATGTATGGCATACTTGGCACTTGCCATTGTTTATTAAGGTAGTCTATCAACAGTAATTTTTATAAAGTTATATTATGCAAGTTGACTGTGGCATCACTCATTCCCAGCTAATGAAATTATCAACAAGAATTAGGAGAATGCTAATCTTCAGTGTGGCTTTCTTTTAGTTACTTCCAGAAGATTCCCTCAGAGGCTCCCCAGCTAGAGCTGAAAGCTAACTATGGTCTGGTTGAGCCTATTCCTTTTGAGTTCCCTGCAGTGCATGCCCAGTGGACCCCAGAAACCCTTGCTGCGTTCGATCTCACCAAAAGGCCAAAAGAGGACAGTGTAAGAAAAATTATTCTCTCTGCATTTTCTACCAGTACCACCATTTGCAGTCTTCTGCTTCTCTTTCAGCCCTTTCATACATCATAAAGAAATTATGGTgtatgtgtgggggggggggggggggggtgagagaaagaaaatagCTTTTTGAAGAATTTGGAACCATTTACTGGgtatctttgctttctttctaacTTCCATGTTGTGAAATGTTACTATGATGCAAAGTTTTTAAATATAGCTTTTTTATATTAACCTACTTGGCTatctttttaataatagtttgtctataccaggcatgggctgttaggaattgtgggagttgaagtccaaaacacctggagggctgaagtttgccatgcctggtTTATACTTTTAGTACATTTGCCACTCTTTCTATTGTGTTTTCAAACTAAAACTTTTAAACTAAAACTTTATTAGTGttttgattcaaaaaattgctggaatctGTTTTTCAGAGGAAGGGGGGTGGAGTTTATGATATCCAGTAAGACAATTTTCTCTTactctttttttatttatttgtaggcGAAACCAAAACCAGAGGAAGACGTGAAACCTATGAAAGAGCCAGACATAAAGCCTCAGAAAGACACAGGCTGCCAGATCTCTTAAATTCTGCAAGTGCTTTTAAATACCTCTTGTGAGCTGCATCTTGTGGACTATTGGGGTTCTCTTGTCTTCCCCATTtactgccacttctggactcctTCATCCTAAAATCAATTCACAGCTTTTCACGTTTTATACGTATCTGTACTTTGGCTGAGTTACGTGACTACATTTCAAAGGAAGCTGACCGGGAATGGAAAGAATAAAACCCGATTGGAAAAAGTGTATGATCTTAGCGCAGAAAGTGAGCACTTAAAATCTCAAACTGAATAGGCACCTGATTATGAAAGAAATGATAGGGAATACAAGGGGTAAATCTAAGGCAGTGCAGTAATAGGGAATTGAACAAAAGAATTATTGTGGGAACATGTAAAGTGCTGTATAAAAACAAAGTTGACTGAAGCCATGGCAAGAGTACAAGAAAAATGAATGTGAAGATCACATTTTAAGAGCAAGAGAATTTCTAAAATCCACAGAAATGTATAGAAGTACCACTTTAAAACTAGAGTAAAGATAGAAAGattcagcacaggaaatagaagatTCCCACTAGTGTCGTTTTAGCCCTGAGAGGGCGACAGCTCATCTTCACACTTCAAATACTGCAAGACAAATACAAGAAAATGGAGCTTTCATGTGATGTTTGATCTACTATTTTGACAAAcacaaaagttttttttatataattgcTGTAAAGGAGAAAAAACAGAACCACATGTTAGAAATGATTCAGCCTTTATACCTTAAGAGCTTAATAGAAGTAA is a window encoding:
- the BROX gene encoding BRO1 domain-containing protein BROX, which gives rise to MTHWFHRNPLKATAPVTFNYYGVASTPAAAKICNDLRSSRARLLELFTDLSCNPDMMKNATDSYFSLLQGFIVSLDDSSQDSKLRYIQNFKWIDTLHGQVPSTQQDAVFELCSMGFNVALWYTKYASRLAGKEDITEDEAKDVHRSMKIAAGIFKHLKESHIPKLITPVEKGRDLEARLIDCYIIQCQAEAQEVTIARAIELKHNPGLIAALANETANFYLKADQMLSSLDPAYTLKWRKYFHLKSCFYMAYAYCYHGQTLLASDKCGESIRALQEAEKFFAKAEALCKEYGETKGPGTTAKPSGHLFFRKLGTLVKNTLEKSQRENGFIYFQKIPSEAPQLELKANYGLVEPIPFEFPAVHAQWTPETLAAFDLTKRPKEDSAKPKPEEDVKPMKEPDIKPQKDTGCQIS